The uncultured Methanomethylovorans sp. genome contains a region encoding:
- a CDS encoding DUF1328 domain-containing protein, whose protein sequence is MLIGLAILFLILAFIAYVLGARGVAGMSMDIAKWLVIIFVILAIVTFIL, encoded by the coding sequence ATGTTGATAGGATTAGCTATTCTATTCCTGATACTGGCTTTTATTGCCTATGTATTGGGCGCACGTGGAGTTGCCGGAATGTCGATGGACATCGCAAAGTGGCTAGTGATAATCTTTGTAATACTGGCAATAGTAACGTTTATCCTGTGA
- a CDS encoding phosphate-starvation-inducible PsiE family protein, with translation MKDYCKLFILSQNKFFKIAIDLVTIIILYVLLLALIVGVMNTLMDIKPVILGTVGGGFSQIVSNVLTIFVLIDLFKTFIDYREHQEIKITYLTDATILIVMREIAAGVYAQRFDYQFVLGLSILLFTLGIVRALAVKYPPKL, from the coding sequence GTGAAAGACTACTGCAAATTATTTATACTAAGTCAGAATAAATTCTTTAAAATTGCGATTGATTTAGTCACTATTATTATTCTTTATGTACTGTTACTGGCACTGATTGTGGGAGTTATGAACACCCTCATGGATATCAAACCAGTTATATTAGGAACTGTTGGGGGCGGTTTTAGTCAGATAGTATCCAATGTCTTAACGATTTTTGTTCTTATTGATCTTTTCAAGACCTTTATTGATTATCGGGAACATCAGGAAATCAAAATTACATATCTAACTGATGCTACAATTTTGATAGTAATGCGTGAAATTGCGGCAGGAGTATATGCCCAAAGATTTGATTATCAGTTTGTATTAGGCCTATCGATATTGCTGTTTACATTGGGTATAGTAAGGGCTTTAGCTGTCAAATATCCACCCAAATTATGA